From Anaerolineae bacterium, one genomic window encodes:
- the secF gene encoding protein translocase subunit SecF, producing the protein MQLIKPDININFISKRKIAFSISIAMIIISFFSLIIHKGPKYGIDFAGGTLIQVKFNAPVNLDDVRSGLNKLELGKSSVQEFGDKKDNEYLIRTDMSISSSQDFTSRVKKALEYTKGNDVQIRRVEMVGPQVGKDLREKALFAMFYALLFITIYISGRFELKWILSGIMAGALMVAVYLLSLFNVGIAFLISAAVVVTLILFWFLELKYAMGAIVALIHDIIITVGIFSICDKEFSLPIIAALLTIIGYSLNDTIVIFDRIRENLRKYHKNTLEVVINRSVNETLSRTILTSLTTLFVVITLFTLGGGIIHDFAFAMIVGVVVGTYSSIFVASPILLAWQKHGKKK; encoded by the coding sequence ATGCAGCTTATAAAACCTGATATAAATATTAATTTCATCAGCAAAAGAAAAATTGCATTCTCTATTTCCATTGCAATGATCATCATCAGTTTTTTTTCGCTGATAATACATAAGGGGCCGAAATACGGGATCGATTTTGCCGGCGGGACATTAATACAGGTTAAATTTAACGCGCCTGTTAACTTAGATGATGTAAGGTCGGGGCTCAATAAGCTTGAATTAGGCAAATCATCGGTTCAAGAGTTCGGCGATAAAAAAGATAATGAATATCTTATAAGAACCGATATGTCTATCTCAAGTTCTCAAGATTTTACTTCCAGAGTAAAAAAAGCCCTTGAATACACCAAGGGAAATGATGTGCAGATCCGTCGGGTTGAAATGGTAGGCCCTCAGGTAGGCAAAGATTTACGTGAAAAAGCTCTGTTTGCCATGTTCTACGCCCTGCTCTTTATTACCATATATATATCCGGACGCTTTGAATTAAAGTGGATATTAAGCGGCATCATGGCCGGAGCGCTTATGGTTGCCGTATATTTACTTTCCTTATTCAATGTGGGCATAGCCTTCCTTATCAGCGCCGCCGTAGTCGTTACACTTATCCTCTTCTGGTTTCTCGAGCTTAAATACGCTATGGGGGCTATTGTTGCCCTTATCCATGACATTATTATTACCGTCGGTATTTTTTCTATTTGCGACAAGGAGTTCTCCCTTCCGATTATCGCGGCCCTTCTCACCATAATCGGATATTCTTTGAATGATACAATTGTTATTTTTGACCGCATCCGTGAAAACCTCAGAAAATACCACAAAAATACTCTGGAAGTAGTCATCAACAGAAGTGTAAATGAAACGCTCAGTCGTACAATTCTGACCTCTTTGACAACTCTTTTTGTGGTTATAACGCTTTTTACTCTTGGAGGCGGAATTATCCACGACTTTGCATTTGCAATGATAGTCGGGGTGGTTGTAGGAACATACTCCTCAATATTTGTTGCAAGCCCCATACTCCTTGCCTGGC
- the secD gene encoding protein translocase subunit SecD produces the protein MKNISWKLILVIIVVIAAVIYIIPSIKPAWWPHKKINLGLDLQGGMHLVLEVDTEKALESTIERIRLEIQNLLKKERIRFLSAERVNGSKISVRLQEKDSADSFEQLLNKEFKDLRIVSRSTDEGVFSMVLDLPEEEADNIKKLAVSQALETIRNRIDQFGVSEPDIRHQGKKRILIQLPGIRDTQRAKDLIGKTALLEFKLVDETQDVNAARNGNIPPGSEILTQITMDPDSNREIKNYFLIKKQTLLTGANLTDARVQIDSQFSEPYVSITFDKKGGRTFAKITEENVKKRLAIVLDNHVYSAPVIQEKIADGEARITGNFTMEEAKDLAIALRAGALPAPVKILEERTVGPSLGADSINKGLVSVYVGGFLVALFMIIYYKGSGLIADFALILNIILIAGGLAGFQATLTLPGIAGIILTIGMAVDANVLIFERIREELGIGKTPRAAVDAGYKKATLAILDANVTTLIAALVLFQFGTGPVKGFAVTLSLGVIASLFTSLIMTRLVFDFLLINRKVKNLSI, from the coding sequence TTGAAAAATATTTCCTGGAAATTAATTTTAGTTATAATTGTTGTTATAGCTGCTGTTATCTATATTATTCCTTCAATTAAACCTGCATGGTGGCCGCACAAGAAGATAAATCTCGGCCTTGATCTCCAGGGAGGCATGCATCTTGTGCTTGAAGTGGATACTGAAAAGGCTTTGGAAAGCACAATAGAACGTATTAGGCTTGAGATCCAAAATCTCTTAAAAAAAGAGCGCATAAGGTTTCTAAGTGCAGAGAGGGTTAACGGTTCAAAGATCTCGGTCAGATTGCAGGAAAAGGATAGTGCCGACAGTTTTGAACAGCTTCTAAACAAAGAGTTTAAAGATCTGCGTATTGTTTCAAGATCAACAGATGAGGGGGTGTTTTCCATGGTTTTGGACCTTCCTGAAGAAGAAGCCGATAATATCAAAAAACTTGCGGTATCACAGGCCCTTGAAACCATAAGAAACCGTATCGACCAGTTTGGTGTGAGCGAACCCGACATCAGGCATCAGGGTAAAAAACGTATTTTAATTCAACTTCCGGGGATAAGGGACACACAAAGAGCAAAGGATCTCATCGGCAAAACAGCCCTTTTGGAGTTCAAGCTGGTGGATGAAACACAAGATGTTAATGCTGCTCGAAATGGGAATATTCCTCCTGGAAGCGAAATACTTACTCAGATCACAATGGATCCTGACTCAAATCGCGAAATAAAAAACTACTTTCTTATTAAAAAGCAAACGCTCTTAACAGGTGCGAATCTCACAGATGCAAGGGTTCAAATAGATTCACAGTTCAGTGAGCCTTATGTTTCCATTACTTTTGACAAAAAAGGCGGAAGAACTTTTGCTAAAATAACAGAAGAAAATGTAAAAAAACGCCTTGCAATTGTTCTGGACAATCATGTTTATTCCGCGCCGGTTATACAGGAAAAAATCGCCGACGGTGAGGCCCGCATTACAGGTAACTTTACTATGGAGGAGGCCAAGGATCTTGCCATCGCTCTGCGCGCCGGCGCGCTTCCCGCCCCTGTAAAAATACTTGAGGAAAGGACCGTCGGCCCCTCTCTTGGAGCTGATTCAATCAACAAAGGTCTTGTTTCAGTGTATGTCGGAGGTTTTCTCGTAGCCCTGTTTATGATTATATATTATAAGGGTTCAGGCCTGATAGCCGACTTTGCTCTTATCCTTAACATTATCCTGATCGCCGGAGGACTCGCGGGTTTTCAGGCTACTTTAACACTTCCCGGCATTGCGGGCATTATACTAACCATAGGAATGGCCGTGGATGCAAATGTTCTTATTTTTGAACGTATCAGAGAGGAGCTGGGTATCGGCAAAACACCGCGAGCCGCAGTAGACGCGGGGTATAAGAAAGCCACCCTTGCAATCCTGGATGCGAACGTCACAACACTTATCGCGGCCCTTGTTTTGTTTCAGTTCGGAACAGGACCTGTTAAAGGGTTTGCCGTTACACTGAGCCTGGGCGTAATTGCCAGTCTATTTACATCTCTTATCATGACACGGCTTGTATTCGATTTTTTGTTAATTAACCGAAAAGTAAAAAATTTAAGTATATAG
- the yajC gene encoding preprotein translocase subunit YajC: MVDIAYAMGQGGAAGGQGGGFASFIPLVLMFVIFYFLLIRPQQKKQKEHRSMVGNLKNGDRIITSGGIHGRITSVSDDTLTIEVADKVRVKINRTNVSALLQSSSQAQPAKIEKTDSDKK, encoded by the coding sequence TTGGTTGACATAGCATATGCAATGGGTCAGGGTGGCGCAGCAGGCGGACAGGGGGGTGGATTCGCATCATTTATCCCTCTTGTTCTTATGTTCGTTATTTTTTATTTTCTTCTTATCCGGCCCCAGCAAAAAAAGCAGAAAGAGCATCGTTCAATGGTCGGTAATCTTAAAAATGGAGACCGTATAATAACAAGCGGCGGCATTCATGGACGCATTACCTCTGTTAGTGATGACACTTTAACAATAGAGGTGGCGGATAAAGTCCGTGTGAAGATAAATCGAACTAATGTTTCAGCATTGCTCCAGTCTTCATCACAGGCTCAGCCGGCAAAAATAGAGAAAACCGATTCAGATAAAAAATAA